From Corynebacterium frankenforstense DSM 45800, the proteins below share one genomic window:
- a CDS encoding PaaI family thioesterase, with protein MRIIELFQKAHDTALTESEIAEVNDYLHGLERTLGIRYEAIGPDRVVAALEVTDAHRQPVGLVHGGVYASLVESAGSTAAFVFTGKLVVGVHNSTDFISAVKNGVIRAEVTPVQQGSRTQLWDVACTEGDRLVARGTLRTMVQH; from the coding sequence ATGAGAATCATCGAGCTCTTCCAGAAGGCGCACGACACGGCGCTCACCGAGTCCGAGATCGCCGAGGTCAACGACTACCTCCACGGTCTCGAGCGCACCCTGGGCATCCGGTACGAGGCCATCGGCCCGGACCGCGTGGTCGCGGCCCTCGAGGTCACCGACGCCCACCGCCAGCCGGTGGGCCTGGTCCACGGCGGCGTCTACGCCAGCCTCGTCGAGTCCGCCGGCTCCACGGCCGCCTTCGTCTTCACCGGGAAGCTCGTCGTCGGCGTGCACAACTCGACCGACTTCATCAGCGCCGTCAAGAACGGCGTGATCCGCGCCGAGGTCACCCCGGTGCAGCAGGGCTCGCGCACCCAGCTGTGGGACGTCGCCTGCACCGAGGGCGACCGGCTCGTCGCCCGCGGCACGCTGCGCACGATGGTGCAGCA